One part of the Streptococcus sp. oral taxon 431 genome encodes these proteins:
- a CDS encoding DUF389 domain-containing protein, producing MTGNYSTREYREKLYDDLHVRLRDTVILMCAIFIASIGLNMNSTAVIIGAMLISPLMTPIVGLGFGLAIFDTRLIKQSLEVLFTQVLVSLLVSTLYFWISPLSYTSSELIARTSPTIWDVLIAIAGGIAGVIGSRKKEANNIVPGVAIATALMPPICTAGYGLANGNVRFLFGALYLFLINCVFIMLINIVGTRILMRKSPLSSFKELNIKMRIGLISLIVLLVLPASYSAVTLTIDQARKEGIKQFVGKEFANHTVINQVYKSRDNELVLTVVGDPISEEELETILQKQASYGIQSVQLKVNQVHNSTKLDSEMTKEFYETINKYIDQKLSEKDSQKDLVKENEADKD from the coding sequence ATGACCGGAAACTATTCAACACGTGAATACCGTGAGAAATTATATGATGACCTTCATGTTCGATTAAGAGATACAGTGATTTTGATGTGTGCGATTTTTATTGCCTCTATAGGTCTAAATATGAATTCAACAGCTGTCATTATTGGAGCCATGCTGATTTCCCCTCTTATGACACCGATTGTTGGACTGGGGTTTGGTTTAGCTATTTTTGATACGCGTTTAATCAAGCAATCTCTAGAGGTTTTATTTACTCAAGTATTAGTCAGTTTGCTTGTCTCGACTCTGTATTTCTGGATTTCTCCCTTATCTTATACAAGTAGCGAGTTGATTGCACGAACATCTCCAACCATTTGGGATGTTCTCATTGCTATTGCTGGTGGGATTGCAGGTGTAATTGGTTCAAGGAAAAAAGAAGCAAATAATATCGTGCCTGGAGTAGCCATTGCAACAGCTCTGATGCCACCTATCTGTACTGCAGGTTATGGTTTAGCTAATGGAAATGTACGATTTTTATTCGGAGCTCTCTATCTTTTCTTGATCAACTGTGTCTTTATCATGCTAATCAACATTGTTGGAACAAGAATTTTGATGAGAAAATCTCCTTTAAGTTCATTTAAAGAGCTAAACATTAAAATGAGAATTGGGTTGATATCCTTAATTGTATTATTGGTTCTTCCAGCCAGCTATTCAGCAGTCACTCTGACGATAGATCAAGCACGAAAAGAAGGGATTAAACAGTTTGTAGGAAAAGAGTTCGCCAATCATACGGTCATTAATCAAGTCTACAAGTCTAGGGACAATGAATTGGTCTTGACAGTTGTTGGAGATCCGATTTCAGAAGAAGAATTAGAAACAATTCTCCAAAAACAAGCCTCTTACGGGATTCAATCTGTTCAATTGAAAGTCAATCAGGTTCATAATTCGACAAAATTAGATAGTGAGATGACCAAGGAATTTTATGAAACCATTAATAAGTATATCGATCAAAAACTCTCTGAAAAAGATTCACAAAAAGATCTCGTAAAAGAAAATGAAGCAGACAAGGATTGA
- a CDS encoding FecCD family ABC transporter permease has protein sequence MLSKSSGSHQNLRYIFLLSLLLGTLGVSLFLAVSMGSVQISLSDTYRIILSKMGAPLDIGELSKSTLAIVWNMRLPRVFLGLIVGAGLSMCGSVMQSTVNNPIAEPYVLGISAGATFGATLSIILGFKVLIGLGSFLGALVATVAVLLIASIQGRMTTSSLILSGTVVNALFLAFSNFIISIGANADSVMTIKFWTMGSLAGTSWAHLTLPTVVVGIAFLFFSTQYRVFNAMMMGDEAALTLGIPLHFYWYLYVTIVAIMTAILVSTCGIIGFVGLITPHLARSLVGTNYRRLFPIATLLGALFVVWADVLARVLIQNAELPIGIFTALVGAPFFIYMVGSRRREVRV, from the coding sequence ATGCTTTCCAAATCTTCTGGAAGCCATCAAAACCTGCGATATATTTTTCTCCTATCGCTGTTGCTCGGAACTTTGGGAGTTTCTCTATTTTTGGCTGTTTCTATGGGTTCAGTTCAAATTAGCTTGAGTGATACTTATCGGATTATTTTGAGTAAGATGGGGGCCCCTCTGGATATAGGAGAACTTTCGAAGTCTACACTTGCTATTGTTTGGAATATGAGATTACCACGGGTTTTTCTTGGATTGATTGTGGGTGCAGGTCTTTCCATGTGTGGCAGTGTGATGCAGTCCACAGTCAATAATCCAATCGCAGAGCCCTATGTGTTAGGAATTTCAGCTGGGGCAACCTTTGGAGCAACTTTGAGTATTATTCTTGGATTTAAAGTTTTGATTGGTCTAGGTTCTTTCCTTGGAGCGCTTGTGGCAACAGTTGCAGTCCTTCTGATTGCTTCCATTCAAGGCAGGATGACAACTTCCAGCCTGATTTTATCAGGAACGGTCGTGAATGCACTATTTTTGGCTTTTTCAAACTTTATTATCTCTATTGGTGCCAATGCTGATAGCGTTATGACCATCAAGTTTTGGACCATGGGTTCCTTAGCGGGGACCTCATGGGCTCACTTAACTTTGCCAACAGTAGTAGTGGGAATAGCTTTCTTATTTTTCTCTACCCAATATCGTGTTTTTAATGCTATGATGATGGGAGATGAGGCGGCTTTGACCTTGGGAATTCCCTTGCATTTTTACTGGTATCTCTATGTGACGATTGTGGCTATAATGACAGCAATCTTGGTATCGACCTGTGGGATTATTGGTTTTGTTGGCCTTATCACACCTCATCTAGCCCGAAGTTTGGTTGGGACAAATTACAGAAGGCTATTTCCGATAGCTACTTTACTAGGTGCCCTCTTTGTCGTTTGGGCAGATGTTCTTGCTCGTGTCTTGATTCAGAATGCTGAACTTCCGATTGGTATCTTCACAGCCTTAGTAGGTGCACCTTTCTTTATCTACATGGTTGGAAGTAGACGAAGGGAGGTGAGGGTCTGA
- the thrS gene encoding threonine--tRNA ligase: MIKITFPDGAVREFESGVTTFEIAQSISNSLAKKALAGKFNGKLIDTTRAITEDGSIEIVTPDHEDALPILRHSAAHLFAQAARRLFPDIHLGVGPAIEDGFYYDTDNQAGQISNEDLPRIEEEMKKIVKENFPSIREEVTKDEAREIFKNDPYKLELIEEHSEDEGGLTIYRQGEYVDLCRGPHVPSTGRIQIFHLLNVAGAYWRGNSDNAMMQRIYGTAWFDKKDLKNYLQMREEAKERDHRKLGKELDLFMISQEVGQGLPFWLPNGATIRRELERYIVDKEIAAGYQHVYTPPIASVELYKTSGHWDHYREDMFPTMDMGDGEEFVLRPMNCPHHIEVFKHHVHSYRELPIRIAEIGMMHRYEKSGALTGLQRVREMSLNDGHTFVTPEQIKDEFQRTLQLIIDVYEDFNLTDYRFRLSYRDPQDTHKYFDNDEMWENAQRMLKSAMDDMGLDYFEAEGEAAFYGPKLDIQVKTALGKEETLSTIQLDFLLPERFDLKYIGADGEEHRPVMIHRGVISTMERFTAILIENYKGAFPTWLAPHQVTLIPVSNEKHVDYAWEVAKKLRDRGVRADVDERNEKMQFKIRASQTQKIPYQLIVGDKEMEEKAVNVRRYGQKETETMPVDAFVELILADIANKSRVEK; encoded by the coding sequence ATGATTAAAATTACTTTCCCAGATGGCGCTGTTCGTGAATTCGAATCTGGCGTTACAACTTTTGAAATTGCTCAATCTATCAGCAATTCCCTAGCTAAAAAAGCTCTTGCTGGTAAATTTAACGGCAAACTCATTGACACAACTCGTGCTATCACTGAAGACGGAAGCATCGAAATCGTGACACCTGATCACGAAGATGCTCTTCCAATCTTGCGTCACTCAGCGGCTCACTTATTTGCCCAAGCTGCTCGTCGCCTCTTCCCAGACATTCACTTGGGTGTTGGTCCAGCTATCGAAGATGGTTTCTACTACGATACAGACAACCAAGCGGGTCAAATCTCTAACGAAGACCTTCCTCGTATCGAAGAAGAAATGAAGAAAATCGTGAAAGAAAACTTCCCATCTATTCGTGAGGAAGTGACTAAAGATGAAGCGCGTGAAATTTTCAAGAACGATCCATACAAATTGGAATTGATCGAAGAACACTCAGAAGATGAGGGCGGTTTGACTATCTACCGTCAAGGTGAATATGTAGACCTTTGCCGTGGCCCACACGTCCCATCAACAGGCCGTATCCAAATTTTCCACCTTCTTAATGTAGCTGGTGCTTACTGGCGTGGTAATAGCGACAATGCTATGATGCAACGGATCTACGGTACAGCTTGGTTTGACAAGAAAGACTTGAAGAACTACCTTCAAATGCGTGAAGAAGCCAAAGAACGTGACCACCGTAAACTTGGGAAAGAGCTTGACCTCTTCATGATTTCTCAAGAAGTTGGTCAAGGACTTCCATTCTGGTTACCAAATGGTGCGACTATCCGTCGTGAATTGGAACGCTACATCGTCGATAAGGAAATCGCCGCTGGTTACCAACACGTCTACACTCCACCAATTGCCTCAGTAGAACTTTACAAGACTTCTGGTCACTGGGATCACTACCGTGAAGATATGTTCCCAACTATGGATATGGGAGATGGTGAAGAATTTGTCCTTCGTCCAATGAACTGTCCTCACCATATCGAAGTCTTTAAGCACCACGTTCACTCATACCGTGAATTGCCAATCCGTATTGCTGAAATCGGTATGATGCACCGTTATGAAAAATCTGGTGCTCTTACAGGGCTTCAACGTGTACGTGAAATGTCACTTAATGATGGTCATACTTTCGTAACACCTGAACAAATTAAAGATGAGTTCCAACGTACGCTTCAATTGATTATCGACGTTTACGAAGATTTCAACTTGACTGACTATCGTTTCCGTTTATCATATCGTGACCCTCAAGATACTCACAAGTACTTTGATAATGATGAAATGTGGGAAAATGCTCAACGTATGTTGAAATCAGCTATGGATGACATGGGACTTGACTACTTTGAAGCTGAAGGTGAAGCAGCCTTCTACGGACCAAAATTGGATATCCAGGTTAAGACTGCCCTTGGTAAAGAAGAAACTCTTTCTACTATCCAGCTTGACTTCTTGCTTCCAGAACGCTTCGACCTTAAATACATCGGAGCCGATGGTGAAGAACACCGTCCAGTGATGATCCACCGTGGTGTTATCTCAACTATGGAACGCTTCACAGCTATCTTGATTGAAAACTACAAGGGTGCCTTCCCAACATGGCTTGCACCACACCAAGTAACTCTTATCCCAGTTTCTAACGAAAAACACGTGGACTACGCTTGGGAAGTAGCTAAGAAACTCCGTGACCGTGGTGTTCGTGCCGATGTGGATGAACGCAATGAAAAAATGCAATTCAAGATCCGTGCTTCTCAAACTCAAAAAATTCCTTACCAATTGATCGTTGGTGACAAGGAAATGGAAGAGAAGGCTGTAAACGTTCGCCGTTATGGTCAAAAAGAAACTGAAACTATGCCGGTAGACGCATTTGTAGAATTGATTCTTGCAGATATTGCCAACAAATCACGAGTTGAAAAATAA
- the rpsO gene encoding 30S ribosomal protein S15 translates to MAISKEKKNEIIAQYARHEGDTGSVEVQVAVLTWEINHLNEHIKQHKKDHATYRGLMKKIGRRRNLLAYLRKNDVNRYRELINSLGLRR, encoded by the coding sequence ATGGCAATCTCAAAAGAGAAAAAAAATGAAATCATTGCACAATATGCACGTCACGAAGGTGATACAGGTTCAGTAGAGGTTCAAGTTGCTGTCCTTACTTGGGAAATCAACCACCTTAACGAACACATCAAACAACACAAAAAAGACCACGCTACTTACCGTGGATTGATGAAGAAAATCGGTCGCCGTCGTAACTTGCTTGCATACTTGCGTAAAAACGACGTTAACCGTTACCGTGAGTTGATCAACTCTCTTGGACTTCGTCGTTAA
- a CDS encoding ABC transporter ATP-binding protein gives MDLMCQDIHFGIGEKKILKGISLKLEGNQFHTILGPNGSGKTSLLKLLYRQEKPDQGLISLDGKPLEQLSVKETAKQMAVVTQFNQLQFDCTVEEIVMLGRTPHLSFLQKEKDSDFALVEDALVKVDMLEKRNRLYSSLSGGEKQRVLLARALAQEPTLLLLDEPTNHLDIKYQLDLLTIVKNLQINVLAVLHDIQLACRYSDYLYLMKEGEIVYQGTPKETITPESLQAIYDVQSKVTWTEDQQAMIHYL, from the coding sequence ATGGACTTAATGTGCCAGGATATTCACTTTGGAATCGGAGAGAAAAAAATTCTCAAAGGAATCTCACTTAAACTTGAGGGCAACCAATTTCATACCATTTTAGGACCCAATGGCAGTGGGAAGACTAGCTTGCTGAAACTCCTCTATCGACAGGAAAAGCCTGATCAGGGCTTGATTTCTCTAGATGGAAAGCCACTGGAACAATTGAGCGTCAAGGAAACGGCAAAGCAGATGGCAGTCGTCACGCAGTTTAATCAGTTACAATTTGATTGTACGGTTGAGGAAATTGTCATGCTGGGCAGAACACCCCATCTCTCTTTCTTACAAAAGGAAAAAGACAGTGATTTTGCTCTGGTTGAGGATGCTCTGGTCAAGGTAGATATGCTCGAAAAGAGAAATCGACTTTACTCTTCTTTGTCAGGAGGAGAGAAGCAGCGAGTTTTGTTGGCACGTGCCTTGGCACAAGAACCGACTCTCCTGCTCTTAGACGAACCAACCAATCATTTAGATATCAAGTACCAGCTAGACTTGTTAACCATTGTCAAAAATCTTCAGATCAATGTGCTAGCTGTCTTGCATGATATTCAGCTAGCTTGTCGCTATTCAGACTATCTCTACCTAATGAAAGAAGGGGAGATTGTTTACCAAGGAACTCCAAAAGAGACCATCACACCCGAGTCATTGCAGGCTATCTATGACGTCCAAAGTAAGGTAACTTGGACAGAAGATCAGCAAGCTATGATTCACTATTTATAA